One window of Mediterraneibacter butyricigenes genomic DNA carries:
- a CDS encoding GH25 family lysozyme: MSKLIADVSYHNGVIDWNKVKAAGIQGAIIRCGYGDNIASQDDKQFKRNADECTRLGIPWGVYIYSYAKNTAQAKSEAAHALRLVAPYKGKMSYPIYYDLEQRGTESVAVQNGIVFGDIVEAAGYWCGIYSGQYWYQKYIGNRLDRFTKWVARYSSQKPVGISGSYDMWQYSSSGSVPGINGRVDMNEVYRDFPSEILGGGSSTGNGPRQIPGDPINDMGVKYRAHCQTIGDCPEVRDGQTAGTTGFGKRLEALWISLEEAARKLGVDLRLKGKCHIQGTGWVDLGYITKETMIGSKGQSKRLEAISLEIEGLPEGYELQYRTHIQTVGWTGWVAAGFASGSVGFRKGIEAIQIRIVKK; the protein is encoded by the coding sequence TTGAGTAAATTAATCGCAGACGTGAGTTATCACAATGGTGTGATCGACTGGAACAAGGTCAAAGCGGCCGGAATTCAGGGTGCAATTATCCGATGCGGATACGGAGACAATATCGCATCCCAGGACGATAAGCAGTTTAAGAGAAACGCAGACGAGTGTACACGTTTGGGAATCCCTTGGGGCGTGTATATCTATTCCTACGCTAAAAATACCGCACAGGCTAAGAGCGAGGCGGCGCATGCCCTCAGACTGGTTGCTCCGTATAAAGGCAAGATGTCCTATCCGATCTATTACGATTTGGAGCAGCGTGGCACAGAATCCGTGGCAGTCCAGAACGGAATCGTCTTCGGGGATATTGTCGAGGCAGCCGGTTACTGGTGCGGCATCTATTCCGGCCAGTATTGGTACCAGAAATATATCGGGAACAGACTGGATCGTTTCACCAAGTGGGTTGCACGGTATAGCAGCCAGAAACCGGTAGGTATATCCGGATCCTATGACATGTGGCAGTATAGCAGTTCCGGAAGCGTTCCAGGCATTAACGGCCGGGTAGACATGAACGAAGTGTACCGTGACTTTCCAAGCGAAATCCTTGGTGGTGGTTCATCTACTGGGAATGGACCAAGGCAGATTCCCGGAGATCCGATCAACGACATGGGCGTCAAATACAGAGCTCACTGTCAGACCATTGGAGACTGTCCAGAGGTACGAGACGGCCAGACTGCAGGCACGACCGGATTCGGTAAACGACTTGAAGCGCTCTGGATCAGCCTGGAAGAAGCTGCTCGAAAGCTGGGAGTGGACTTAAGACTGAAAGGTAAATGCCATATTCAGGGAACCGGTTGGGTAGATCTTGGTTATATCACTAAAGAAACCATGATCGGATCCAAGGGGCAGAGCAAGCGCCTGGAAGCAATCAGCCTAGAAATCGAGGGACTGCCGGAAGGCTATGAGCTCCAGTACCGGACTCACATCCAGACTGTTGGTTGGACTGGTTGGGTAGCTGCCGGATTCGCATCTGGTTCTGTCGGATTCCGGAAAGGAATTGAAGCAATTCAGATCCGGATTGTGAAGAAATAG